The following coding sequences are from one Nicotiana tabacum cultivar K326 chromosome 1, ASM71507v2, whole genome shotgun sequence window:
- the LOC107788596 gene encoding putative ABC transporter B family member 8 produces MRLTCFRKEKRMTSLSEKALAKKDRNSVAIIFRYADGIDILLMCLGTIGAIGDGISTNCLLVYVSHLFNSLGYGKTQQNNEIFMEEIEKCSLYFVLLGLAVMVVAFMEGYCWSKTSERQVLKIRYKYLEAILRQEVGFFDSQEATTSEITNSISKDTCLIQEVLSEKVPIFFMHTTVFMSGIAFSAYFSRRLALVALPTLILLIIPGLIYGKYLLHLSEKSFKEYGKANAIVWQALSSIKTIYSFTAEKSVIERYSSILDRTIMLGMKQGIAKGLAVGSTGLSFAIWALLAWYGSHLIMHKGESGGRIYAAGVSFVLGGLSLGMALPEVKYFTEASVAASRIFARIDRVPEIDGEDTRGLVLENIRGEVEFKNVNFTYPCRPDSVVLKEFNLKIEAGKTVALVGASGSGKSTAIAMIQRFYDTNVGAICIDGVDIKSLQLKWLRGQMGLVSQEHALFGTSIKKNIMLGKIDASMDEVVAAAMTANAHNFITQLPEGYETKIGERGAFLSGGQKQRVAIARAIIKNPVILLLDEATSALDSESETLVQNALDQASIGRTTLVVAHKLSTVRNADLIAIVSSGCITELGSHNELIEKDGHYGRMAKLQRQFSSVDQEQSAKSLISSVGRSSAGRQRSIIRSSPTVFASPLLIEDSSQASPHPPPSFSRLLLLNLPEWKQGIIGSLSAISFGSVQPVYALTIGGMISAFYSPTHEEMQFRIQKYCLIFSILCLVSFVLNLCQHYNFAYMGERLTRRIRMQMLEKILTFEAAWFDEEQNSSGALCSRLSNEAAMVKSLVADRVSLLVQSISAVTVAMVMGLVVAWKLALVMIAVQPLTILCFYTRKVLLSTITAKFVKAQYQSTQTAVEAVYNHRIVTSFGSINKVLEIFDEAQDESRKEARKKSWLAGIGIGSAQGLAFICWALDFWYGGKLVNAGEISAADVFKTFFILVSTGKVVAEAGSMTSDLAKGSAAVASIFAILDRNSLIHGSYDAKNNSSGTNLEKMTGGIEMKKVDFAYPSRPNSLVLREFSLEVKAGTSIGLVGKSGCGKSTVIALIQRFYDADRGSLKIDGMDIRLLDIGWYRRQMALVSQEPVIYSGTIHENILFGKLDASENEVVEAARVANAHEFISSLDNGYDTECGERGVQLSGGQKQRIAIARAIIRKPTILLLDEATSALDVQSEQVVQEALDRLMVGRTTVVVAHRLNTIRNLDSIVFVYEGKVVEKGTYSQLKDKRGAFFNLVKLQST; encoded by the exons ATGCGTTTGACTtgttttagaaaagaaaaaagaatgacTTCTTTATCTGAAAAAGCATTAGCGAAGAAAGATAGAAATTCAGTAGCTATTATTTTCAGATATGCTGATGGAATAGACATTTTATTGATGTGTTTGGGCACTATTGGAGCCATTGGAGATGGCATATCAACAAACTGTTTGCTGGTATATGTTAGCCATCTTtttaatagcttgggttatggtAAGACTCAACAGAACAATGAGATTTTTATGGAAGAAATTGAGAAG TGCAGCTTGTATTTTGTATTATTGGGATTGGCAGTCATGGTTGTGGCCTTTATGG AAGGTTACTGCTGGAGTAAAACAAGTGAGCGGCAAGTGCTAAAAATTCGGTACAAGTATTTGGAAGCCATTCTTAGGCAAGAAGTTGGTTTCTTTGATTCTCAAGAAGCTACCACATCGGAAATCACTAACAGCATTTCGAAAGACACTTGTCTCATACAGGAAGTTCTTAGTGAAAAG GTACCCATATTTTTTATGCATACAACAGTTTTCATGTCAGGAATTGCATTTTCAGCCTACTTCTCGCGGAGGTTGGCTTTAGTTGCCTTACCAACACTTATTCTCCTCATAATCCCTGGTTTAATCTATGGGAAATATCTACTCCATTTGTCTGAAAAGTCGTTCAAGGAATATGGCAAAGCAAATGCTATTGTATGGCAGGCTCTTAGCTCCATTAAAACTATATATTCATTTACTGCTGAGAAGAGCGTGATTGAAAGGTATTCTTCGATTCTTGATCGAACCATAATGCTGGGAATGAAGCAAGGAATTGCAAAAGGTCTTGCTGTTGGAAGCACTGGGCTTTCCTTTGCAATATGGGCTTTACTAGCATGGTATGGGAGCCATTTGATTATGCACAAAGGAGAAAGTGGTGGCAGAATTTATGCAGCTGGAGTTTCTTTTGTCTTGGGTGGACT ATCGCTTGGGATGGCACTGCCTGAAGTGAAATACTTCACAGAAGCTTCAGTTGCTGCCTCAAGAATATTTGCTAGGATTGATCGCGTTCCAGAAATTGATGGCGAAGACACAAGGGGACTCGTTCTAGAAAATATTAGAGGAGAAGttgaattcaagaatgtaaactTCACATATCCTTGTCGGCCAGATAGCGTTGTGCTCAAGGAATTCAATCTTAAAATTGAAGCAGGAAAAACAGTGGCCCTTGTTGGAGCAAGTGGTAGTGGAAAATCCACTGCCATTGCCATGATTCAAAGGTTTTATGATACTAACGTTGGAGCTATATGTATTGATGGTGTAGATATAAAGTCATTGCAGTTGAAATGGTTGAGAGGGCAGATGGGGTTAGTAAGTCAAGAACATGCATTATTTGGAACATCTATTAAGAAGAATATTATGTTAGGGAAAATTGACGCAAGCATGGATGAAGTTGTGGCTGCAGCAATGACTGCGAATGCTCATAATTTCATTACGCAACTTCCAGAAGGATATGAGACCAAG ATTGGTGAAAGAGGAGCATTTTTATCAGGTGGGCAAAAGCAGCGAGTTGCAATTGCTAGAGCCATCATAAAGAATCCTGTGATTCTTCTCCTTGATGAAGCCACAAGTGCACTTGATTCTGAATCAGAAACACTTGTTCAGAACGCCCTAGATCAAGCCTCCATTGGAAGAACTACACTG GTTGTTGCCCACAAGTTATCAACAGTTAGAAATGCAGACCTCATTGCAATAGTGAGTAGTGGTTGCATCACTGAACTAGGGTCACACAATGAGCTTATCGAGAAAGATGGACACTATGGAAGAATGGCAAAACTTCAAAGACAATTTAGCTCTGTTGATCAAGAACAAAGCGCCAAATCTCTTATTTCTTCAGTAGGAAGAAGCAGTGCAGGAAGACAACGCTCAATTATTAGATCAAGTCCGACTGTATTCGCCTCACCTTTACTCATCGAAGACAGCTCCCAAGCTTCACCTCATCCTCCCCCTTCCTTCTCTCGGCTCCTTTTACTAAACTTACCTGAATGGAAGCAAGGAATAATTGGAAGCTTATCTGCCATTTCATTTGGTTCAGTGCAGCCTGTATATGCACTGACCATAGGTGGCATGATTTCAGCATTTTACTCACCAACTCACGAGGAAATGCAATTTAGAATTCAGAAATACTGTTTGATTTtcagtatcctttgccttgtttCATTTGTTCTCAATCTATGCCAACATTACAATTTTGCTTACATGGGAGAACGCCTGACAAGAAGAATAAGAATGCAAATGCTTGAGAAAATCTTGACGTTTGAAGCAGCCTGGTTTGATGAGGAACAGAATTCAAGTGGAGCCTTATGTTCTAGATTGAGCAATGAAGCAGCTATGGTTAAATCCCTTGTTGCTGATAGAGTCTCACTCTTGGTCCAAAGCATTTCAGCTGTCACTGTTGCCATGGTAATGGGGCTAGTTGTGGCTTGGAAGCTTGCACTAGTTATGATTGCTGTCCAACCTCTCACAATTCTATGCTTTTACACGCGAAAAGTCTTGCTATCCACCATCACAGCTAAGTTCGTCAAGGCACAATATCAAAGCACTCAAACTGCTGTGGAGGCTGTTTATAATCATAGGATTGTGACCTCGTTTGGGAGCATAAATAAGGTCCTTGAAATCTTTGATGAGGCACAGGATGAGTCAAGGAAGGAGGCTAGGAAGAAATCGTGGTTAGCTGGTATTGGTATAGGATCAGCACAAGGCCTAGCTTTCATTTGTTGGGCCCTCGATTTTTGGTATGGCGGAAAGCTAGTTAATGCTGGAGAAATATCAGCTGCTGATGTTTTCAAGACTTTCTTTATATTAGTCAGCACTGGTAAGGTAGTAGCTGAAGCTGGAAGCATGACTTCTGATCTGGCCAAGGGCTCAGCAGCAGTTGCTTCTATATTTGCCATTCTTGATCGAAACTCACTCATCCATGGATCGTATGAT gCGAAGAATAACAGTAGCGGAACCAACTTGGAGAAGATGACCGGTGGGATAGAGATGAAAAAGGTTGATTTTGCATATCCAAGCCGGCCTAATAGCCTAGTGTTGCGCGAATTCAGCCTGGAAGTGAAAGCAGGAACTAGCATTGGACTTGTTGGAAAGAGTGGCTGCGGAAAATCAACAGTGATTGCCTTGATTCAAAGATTTTACGATGCAGACAGGGGATCACTGAAAATTGATGGTATGGACATTCGATTACTCGATATAGGATGGTATAGAAGGCAAATGGCGCTTGTGAGCCAAGAACCGGTGATATATTCAGGCACCATCCATGAAAACATTTTGTTTGGCAAACTTGATGCATCAGAAAATGAGGTGGTTGAAGCTGCCAGAGTTGCTAATGCTCATGAATTTATTTC GTCACTGGATAATGGATACGATACGGAATGTGGGGAGAGAGGTGTGCAGCTATCAGGAGGGCAAAAGCAAAGAATTGCAATTGCTAGGGCCATAATACGGAAACCAACCATACTACTTTTAGACGAAGCAACGAGTGCTCTAGATGTTCAGTCGGAGCAAGTTGTGCAGGAAGCATTAGATCGACTAATGGTTGGAAGAACGACAGTGGTTGTGGCACACAGGCT